The following coding sequences are from one Liolophura sinensis isolate JHLJ2023 chromosome 12, CUHK_Ljap_v2, whole genome shotgun sequence window:
- the LOC135479020 gene encoding WD repeat and FYVE domain-containing protein 2-like — protein MAAEIKPSSSGRQGNIRKPVLLNKLEGINDEVNAAVIIPREDGVITVSDDKTVRVWLRRDTGQYWPSICHSLPSAATSLAYNEQTRRTFVGLDNGTISEYLLADDYNRITHTRDYLAHQGRVASVRFSLNFEWVLSCSRDKYFQWHCSETGRRLGGYQTSAWCLCLEFDEKSSYAFVGDYSGQIYVLKVKSSNCELITTLKGHSGSVRSLAWDMDRSLLFSGSFDQSIIVWDIGGRQGTAFELQGHHDKVQALAYCSASKQLLSAGDDTVLVIWNMDAKRSETPDWAESDACEKCSAPFFWNLKMMWDQKVIGNRQHHCRKCGRAVCSKCSMNKSTLPPLGYEYDVRVCDDCHTQITDDDKAPLATFHDTRHCVTYMHLDPTKKRLLTVGKDRLVKIWDMSSVLH, from the exons ATGGCTGCGGAAATCAAACCCTCGAGTTCAGGCAGACAAGGGAACATAAGAAAACCCGTTCTGCTGAACAAACTTGAGGGTATCAACGACGAAGTGAACGCCGCTGTAATTATCCCCCGAGAGGATGGTGTCATCACCGTCTCTGATGATAA aactGTGCGTGTTTGGTTGAGGAGGGACACAGGCCAATACTGGCCCAGTATCTGTCACTCATTACCAT CTGCAGCCACATCACTGGCGTACAATGAACAGACCCGCAGGACATTTGTTGGTTTGGACAATGGAACTATATCT GAATACTTGTTGGCCGATGACTACAACAGAATCACACACACCAGAGATTACCTAG CTCACCAGGGTCGTGTGGCCAGCGTGAGATTCTCGCTGAACTTTGAGTGGGTGCTCAGTTGTAGCAGAGATAAGTACTTCCAGTGGCACTGTTCAGAGACAGGACGACGATTGGGGGGATACCAGACATCAGCCTGGTGTCTCTGTTTAGA ATTTGATGAGAAATCCAGCTATGCTTTTGTAGGAGATTACTCTGGCCAAATTTACGTGCTGAAAGTGAAAAGCTCAAATTGTGAACTGATAACAACGCTCAAAGGTCATTCAG GTAGTGTGAGAAGTCTAGCATGGGACATGGATAGAAGCTTGTTGTTTTCTGGTAGTTTTGACCAGTCCATTATTGTCTGGGACATTGGAGGTCGGCAAGGGACAGCCTTTGAACTTCAAGGTCACCA tgacaAAGTACAAGCTCTTGCCTACTGCTCTGCCTCAAAGCAGCTGCTGTCTGCCGGTGATGACACAGTCCTCGTTATCTGGAATATGGACGCCAAAAGATCCGAG ACTCCTGATTGGGCGGAGAGTGATGCCTGTGAAAAATGTTCAGCACCATTCTTCTGGAACTTGAAAATGATGTGGGATCAAAAAGTTATTGGAAACCGACAA CATCACTGTAGAAAGTGTGGCCGGGCAGTGTGTAGTAAGTGCAGCATGAACAAATCCACCCTGCCACCCCTGGGGTACGAGTATGATGTCAGGGTCTGTGATGACTGTCACACACAGATTACGGACGATGA TAAAGCTCCATTAGCGACATTCCATGACACGCGACATTGTGTGACCTATATGCATCTTGATCCCACAAAAAAGCGCCTTCTGACAGTTGGGAAGGACAGACTTGTTAAG ATTTGGGACATGAGTAGCGTGTTACACTGA